In the bacterium genome, one interval contains:
- a CDS encoding acyl-CoA dehydrogenase family protein, protein MADLDEFRRETRAWLEANAPASMRTPLGEHEEPCWGGRKARYDNPDVKRWLDVMAARGWTAPTWPTAYGGGGLGRDEARVLSQELAALRLRPPLVGFGLTMIGPTLLQLGTEELKRTHLPPIVRGEVRWCQGYSEPGAGSDLASLQTRAVLDGDHFVVTGQKVWTSYADQADWMFLLVRTDPTAPKHEGISFLLMDMTSPGVSVKPIKLISGYSPFCETFLDNVRVPRTQVMGEVNKGWGVAKALLGHERTMIADIGKGFGGETRTRTAVQLARDYLGPREGAIADPAIRHRLAQVEIDQRCLDWTLARSRDEAKAGHAPGPETSIFKYYGTELNKRRRELMVSILGPQALGWEGDGFDSEELEITREWLRSRGNSIEGGTSEIQLNIIAKRVLGLPD, encoded by the coding sequence ATGGCTGATCTCGACGAATTCCGGCGCGAGACGCGCGCCTGGCTGGAGGCGAATGCGCCGGCGTCGATGCGCACGCCGCTCGGCGAGCACGAAGAGCCGTGCTGGGGAGGGCGCAAGGCGCGCTACGACAACCCGGACGTGAAGCGGTGGCTCGACGTCATGGCGGCGCGCGGCTGGACCGCGCCGACATGGCCGACCGCGTACGGCGGCGGCGGCCTCGGCCGCGACGAAGCGCGCGTGCTGTCGCAGGAGCTCGCCGCGCTGCGCTTGCGACCGCCGCTGGTGGGCTTCGGGCTGACGATGATCGGACCGACGCTGCTGCAACTCGGCACCGAGGAGCTGAAACGCACCCACCTCCCGCCGATCGTGCGCGGCGAGGTTCGCTGGTGCCAGGGGTACTCCGAGCCTGGCGCCGGCTCCGACCTCGCCAGCCTGCAGACCCGCGCCGTGCTCGACGGCGACCACTTCGTCGTCACCGGCCAGAAGGTGTGGACCTCCTACGCCGACCAGGCCGATTGGATGTTCCTCCTCGTCCGCACCGATCCCACGGCGCCGAAGCACGAGGGCATCAGCTTCCTGCTCATGGACATGACCAGCCCCGGCGTCAGCGTGAAGCCGATCAAGCTGATCAGCGGCTACTCGCCGTTCTGCGAGACCTTCCTCGACAACGTCCGCGTCCCCCGCACCCAGGTGATGGGCGAGGTGAACAAGGGCTGGGGCGTGGCCAAGGCGCTGCTCGGTCACGAACGGACGATGATCGCCGACATCGGCAAGGGCTTCGGTGGCGAGACCCGGACGCGCACGGCCGTGCAACTGGCGCGCGATTATCTCGGCCCCCGCGAGGGCGCCATCGCCGATCCGGCCATCCGCCATCGCCTGGCGCAGGTCGAGATCGATCAGCGCTGCCTCGACTGGACCCTCGCCCGCTCGCGCGACGAGGCGAAGGCCGGCCACGCCCCCGGCCCGGAGACGTCGATCTTCAAGTATTACGGCACCGAGCTGAACAAGCGTCGCCGCGAGCTGATGGTTTCCATCCTCGGCCCGCAGGCCCTCGGCTGGGAGGGCGACGGCTTCGATTCCGAGGAGCTCGAGATCACCCGCGAGTGGCTGCGCTCGCGCGGCAACTCGATCGAGGGCGGCACGTCGGAGATCCAGCTCAACATCATCGCCAAGCGCGTGCTGGGCCTGCCGGACTGA
- a CDS encoding acyl-CoA dehydrogenase family protein, producing MQFSLNEEQSLLRESAAAFVRDHSSLRRIRALRDARDADGFSRDLWQQMAELGWLGIPFAAAYGGLGLGLKELALVLEELGKGLMPEPMLSTVLLGGGAIARGGSDAQRAAVLPALIRGDLLLALAHQERHSRYDLHRVATRAERAGDGWRLRGEKCLVLDGHVADRLIVSARTAGGDNDRDGITLFLLDRGAPGVSVVRQWTLDGRNAALVGFDGTPVGAADALGAVDDGAALLAPVIDRATAGLCAEMLGGMQAAFAMTLDYLKTRKQFGVPIGSFQALKHRAAVVFTEIELARSAVLAAAMALDEDDAQAPQAVSAAKARCADAFLLAANEGVQMHGGIGMTDEHDIGFYLKRARAAEITFGDAAHHRERFATLRGY from the coding sequence ATGCAGTTTTCGTTGAACGAGGAGCAATCGCTGCTTCGTGAATCCGCGGCGGCGTTCGTGCGCGATCACTCGTCGCTGCGGCGCATCCGGGCGCTGCGCGACGCCAGGGACGCGGATGGATTCTCGCGCGATCTCTGGCAGCAGATGGCGGAATTGGGCTGGCTCGGGATTCCGTTCGCCGCGGCGTACGGCGGGCTCGGGCTCGGGCTGAAGGAGCTGGCGCTGGTGCTGGAAGAGCTCGGCAAGGGGCTGATGCCGGAGCCGATGCTGTCGACGGTGCTGCTCGGCGGCGGCGCCATCGCGCGCGGCGGCAGCGACGCGCAGCGCGCGGCGGTCTTGCCGGCGCTGATCCGCGGCGACCTGTTGCTCGCCCTCGCCCACCAGGAACGGCACAGCCGCTACGACCTGCACCGCGTCGCCACGCGCGCCGAGCGCGCCGGCGATGGGTGGCGCCTGCGCGGCGAGAAATGCCTCGTCCTCGACGGGCACGTCGCCGATCGCCTCATCGTCAGCGCCCGCACCGCCGGCGGCGACAACGACCGCGACGGCATCACCCTCTTCCTCCTCGACCGCGGGGCCCCGGGGGTGTCGGTGGTCCGCCAGTGGACGCTCGACGGCCGCAACGCGGCGCTGGTGGGTTTCGACGGCACGCCGGTCGGCGCGGCCGACGCGCTGGGCGCGGTCGACGACGGCGCCGCCCTGCTCGCCCCCGTGATCGACCGCGCCACCGCCGGCCTCTGCGCCGAGATGCTCGGCGGCATGCAGGCGGCGTTCGCGATGACCCTCGACTACCTCAAGACGCGCAAGCAGTTCGGCGTCCCGATCGGCTCGTTCCAGGCGCTCAAGCACCGCGCCGCCGTGGTCTTCACCGAGATCGAGCTGGCGCGTTCGGCGGTGCTCGCCGCGGCGATGGCACTCGACGAGGACGACGCGCAGGCGCCGCAGGCCGTCTCCGCCGCCAAGGCCCGCTGCGCCGACGCCTTCCTGCTCGCCGCCAACGAGGGTGTGCAGATGCACGGCGGCATCGGCATGACCGACGAGCACGACATCGGGTTCTACCTGAAGCGCGCCCGCGCCGCCGAGATCACGTTCGGCGACGCCGCCCACCACCGCGAGCGCTTCGCCACCCTGCGCGGTTACTGA
- the lnt gene encoding apolipoprotein N-acyltransferase, which yields MTTRPDALATPAVPDAGVLTRWQLVAAPLVTGALVAAPWLDFSLYPVAWVAFVPLLWALGRASSRRESLRLGLLTGLATNVPAFYWLVYTIHVFGGFPYALAVFFYACLSLYSATQFVLFAWGFHRLRFGPLGLFAPVLWVALEFLFPNLFPWRMANSQLERPLLLQSGDLAGPYLLSFVMVWVSAGIALALDGRRRFAPLAAALAALAALVLYGVWRMPIVQAAVDAAPTVRVGLVQGNIGIHEKGNVSLFDVNLDHYRELSAPLQSQVDVLIWPESVAQWWTEVGTDQVPPKHNPYVGTATYLIYGGLAYEYPAEGGEARMYNSAFLIDGDGRVFGRYDKQVLIPFGEYIPGGSLFPQVYDLSPQTSHFTEGSEIAPLQVPGLIRMAPLICYEDVPSRIARAMTAAGAEALLTIFNDAWFGRSMAPYQHEAIAVWRAIENRRYFVRVGNAGVTGVIDPFGRIVDHLGLFTAETLRADIRPLRITTVYTRIGDAFAWGVVAVAAASLVLARLKAR from the coding sequence ATGACGACGCGGCCGGACGCGCTGGCCACGCCGGCGGTGCCCGATGCCGGGGTCCTGACGCGCTGGCAGCTCGTCGCGGCGCCGCTGGTCACCGGCGCGCTGGTGGCGGCGCCGTGGCTGGACTTCTCCCTCTACCCGGTCGCCTGGGTCGCCTTCGTGCCGCTGCTGTGGGCGCTCGGCCGCGCCAGCTCGCGCCGCGAGTCGCTGCGCCTCGGTCTGCTCACCGGCCTCGCCACCAACGTGCCCGCCTTCTACTGGCTGGTCTACACCATCCACGTCTTCGGCGGCTTCCCGTACGCGCTCGCCGTCTTCTTCTACGCCTGTCTGTCGCTCTACTCGGCGACCCAGTTCGTGCTCTTCGCCTGGGGCTTCCACCGCCTGCGCTTCGGGCCGTTGGGGCTCTTCGCGCCGGTGCTCTGGGTGGCGCTCGAGTTCCTCTTCCCCAATCTCTTCCCCTGGCGCATGGCGAACTCGCAGCTCGAGCGGCCGCTGCTGCTGCAGAGCGGCGACCTCGCCGGGCCCTATCTCCTCAGCTTCGTCATGGTGTGGGTGAGCGCCGGCATCGCGCTGGCGCTGGACGGCCGGCGGCGCTTCGCGCCGCTCGCCGCGGCCCTGGCGGCGCTGGCGGCGCTGGTGCTGTACGGGGTCTGGCGCATGCCGATCGTGCAGGCCGCGGTCGACGCCGCGCCGACGGTGCGGGTCGGGCTGGTGCAGGGGAACATCGGCATCCACGAGAAGGGCAACGTATCGCTGTTCGACGTCAATCTCGACCACTACCGCGAGCTGTCGGCGCCGCTGCAGTCGCAGGTCGACGTCCTCATCTGGCCGGAGTCGGTGGCGCAGTGGTGGACCGAGGTCGGAACCGATCAGGTGCCGCCCAAGCACAACCCGTACGTCGGCACCGCCACGTACCTGATCTACGGCGGCCTGGCCTACGAGTATCCCGCGGAGGGCGGCGAGGCGCGGATGTACAACAGCGCCTTCCTCATCGACGGCGACGGGCGCGTCTTCGGCCGCTACGACAAGCAGGTGCTCATCCCGTTCGGCGAGTACATCCCCGGCGGCTCGTTGTTCCCCCAGGTGTACGATCTGAGCCCGCAGACCAGCCACTTCACCGAGGGAAGCGAAATCGCGCCGCTGCAGGTGCCCGGCCTCATCCGCATGGCGCCGCTCATCTGCTACGAGGACGTGCCGAGCCGCATCGCCCGCGCCATGACCGCCGCCGGCGCCGAGGCGCTGCTGACGATCTTCAACGACGCCTGGTTCGGCCGTTCGATGGCGCCGTACCAGCACGAGGCGATCGCCGTCTGGCGGGCGATCGAGAATCGCCGCTACTTCGTGCGCGTCGGCAACGCCGGCGTCACCGGCGTCATCGATCCCTTCGGCCGCATCGTCGACCATCTCGGCCTGTTCACCGCCGAGACCCTGCGCGCCGACATCCGGCCGCTGCGGATCACCACCGTCTACACCCGCATCGGTGACGCCTTCGCCTGGGGCGTCGTGGCGGTCGCGGCCGCCTCGCTCGTCCTCGCGCGCCTGAAGGCGCGCTGA
- a CDS encoding cold shock domain-containing protein, with product MFGTIKRIVKDKGFGFIVPDDGSDEVFFHRSRVAPKVYFEDLREGEEVEFQVRRGEKGPQAFNLKPR from the coding sequence TGTTCGGCACCATCAAGAGGATCGTGAAGGACAAGGGATTCGGGTTCATCGTCCCCGACGACGGGAGTGACGAAGTCTTCTTCCACCGCTCGCGTGTGGCGCCGAAGGTGTACTTCGAGGATCTGCGCGAAGGCGAGGAAGTGGAGTTCCAGGTGCGCCGCGGCGAGAAGGGGCCGCAGGCGTTCAACCTGAAACCGCGGTGA